A window of the Geothermobacter hydrogeniphilus genome harbors these coding sequences:
- the proV gene encoding glycine betaine/L-proline ABC transporter ATP-binding protein ProV: MPKIAIKNLYKIFGPQPKKARMLLEQGLSKEEIFESTETTIGVQNASFKIYPGEIFVIMGLSGSGKSTIVRMLNRLIEPTSGQVFVDNEEITRMNRGQLVQMRRKKMSMVFQSFALMPHMNVLQNAAFGLEMDGIDRKTREERALKALEQVGLEAWAESMPAELSGGMQQRVGLARGLATDPEVLLMDEAFSALDPLIRTEMQDELLRLQARQKRTIVFISHDLDEAMRIGDRIAIMEGGRVVQVGTPEEILQNPADDYVRAFFRGVDPTNILTAGDIAQDSQVTLVIADGKSPRAALQRLIKNDRDYGYVVDSERRFKGIVSTDSLREVIERPEAEQTIPNAYLPEARPAFSGDSMQDILPQVASHPWPLAILDDDGKYLGAISKNLFLRTLHRGEQSENGTLEGPATK, encoded by the coding sequence ATCCCTAAGATTGCTATCAAAAACCTGTATAAAATTTTCGGCCCACAACCGAAAAAAGCCCGCATGCTGCTGGAGCAGGGGCTGAGCAAGGAAGAAATCTTCGAATCGACCGAGACCACCATCGGGGTGCAGAACGCCAGCTTTAAGATCTACCCCGGTGAAATCTTTGTCATCATGGGCCTCTCCGGCTCGGGAAAATCCACTATTGTGCGCATGCTCAACCGCCTGATCGAACCGACCAGCGGCCAGGTCTTCGTTGACAACGAAGAGATCACCAGGATGAACCGGGGGCAACTGGTCCAGATGCGACGCAAGAAGATGAGCATGGTTTTCCAGTCCTTCGCGTTGATGCCGCACATGAACGTGCTTCAGAATGCCGCTTTCGGACTCGAAATGGACGGGATTGATCGCAAGACCCGCGAGGAGAGAGCGCTCAAAGCCCTGGAACAGGTTGGCCTTGAAGCCTGGGCAGAAAGCATGCCCGCCGAGCTTTCCGGCGGCATGCAGCAGCGGGTCGGACTGGCACGCGGACTTGCGACCGACCCCGAAGTGCTGCTGATGGACGAGGCCTTTTCAGCCCTCGATCCGCTGATCCGCACCGAGATGCAGGACGAATTGCTCAGGCTGCAGGCCAGGCAGAAAAGGACCATCGTCTTTATTTCCCACGATCTCGACGAGGCGATGCGCATCGGGGACAGGATCGCGATCATGGAGGGAGGGCGCGTGGTGCAGGTCGGCACCCCGGAAGAGATTCTCCAGAACCCGGCCGATGACTACGTACGCGCCTTCTTCCGCGGTGTCGACCCGACCAACATTCTCACCGCAGGAGACATTGCCCAGGATTCCCAGGTGACTCTTGTCATCGCCGATGGCAAGAGCCCCCGTGCAGCTCTCCAGCGACTGATCAAGAATGACCGCGACTATGGTTACGTGGTCGACAGCGAGCGCCGCTTCAAAGGGATTGTCTCAACCGATTCCCTGCGCGAGGTCATTGAGCGCCCCGAGGCCGAGCAGACCATCCCCAACGCTTATCTTCCTGAAGCCAGGCCTGCCTTCAGCGGGGATTCCATGCAGGACATCCTGCCGCAAGTCGCCAGCCATCCCTGGCCGTTGGCGATTCTTGATGATGACGGCAAGTATCTCGGGGCCATCTCGAAGAATCTTTTCCTCCGCACCCTCCACCGCGGTGAACAATCGGAAAATGGAACCCTGGAAGGGCCCGCCACGAAATGA
- a CDS encoding MarR family winged helix-turn-helix transcriptional regulator, with amino-acid sequence MNTTLENLPQPQVPKGSYELRILQALRRIIRAVDIHSHKLSTQHNITGPQLACLLAINEEGPLTSANLAKKVYLSPSTVVGIIDRLEEKGLIERNRNSKDRRQVHISTTSAGRQLVETAPSLLQDTLSSALVELPEIEQVSITMSLEKLVDLMEARQIEAAPVLETGSLSSEL; translated from the coding sequence ATGAATACGACACTGGAAAACCTACCACAACCTCAGGTCCCGAAAGGGAGCTACGAACTCCGTATTCTTCAGGCGTTAAGGCGCATTATCCGTGCTGTCGATATCCATTCTCATAAACTCTCTACGCAGCACAATATCACCGGGCCGCAACTTGCCTGCCTGCTTGCGATCAACGAAGAGGGGCCATTGACAAGTGCCAACCTTGCCAAGAAAGTTTACTTGAGTCCAAGCACAGTCGTTGGAATTATTGATCGACTCGAAGAGAAAGGCCTGATAGAACGCAACCGTAACAGCAAAGATCGGCGTCAGGTCCATATTTCGACAACCTCTGCTGGACGGCAACTGGTTGAAACGGCTCCCTCTCTCCTCCAGGACACCCTGTCCAGTGCCTTGGTAGAACTGCCGGAAATTGAGCAGGTTTCTATCACCATGTCGCTCGAAAAGCTGGTTGACCTGATGGAGGCCCGACAGATTGAGGCGGCGCCTGTGCTTGAGACCGGTTCTTTATCCTCAGAGCTTTAA
- a CDS encoding ATP-binding protein: MCWKRGTHPCPCGFLGDPQHPCSCTPLMTQRYRSRLSGPLLDRIDLHIEAPRVAHKDLATTCSAESSAAIRTRVEAARQIQRNRLEKFGLHTNSQMQARHLKQFCRLDSEGEKLLEMVVDRLGMSARSYSRILKVARTIADLTGEEKIRQPHLAEAVQYRGLDRKLG, from the coding sequence ATCTGTTGGAAAAGGGGCACACACCCCTGTCCCTGCGGATTTCTCGGCGATCCCCAGCACCCCTGCTCCTGCACCCCGCTGATGACCCAGCGTTACCGCAGCCGTCTCTCCGGCCCGCTGCTCGACCGCATCGATCTGCACATCGAGGCGCCGCGGGTTGCCCACAAGGATCTCGCCACGACCTGCAGCGCCGAATCATCCGCCGCTATCCGCACCCGGGTTGAAGCGGCACGGCAGATTCAGCGCAACCGGCTGGAGAAATTCGGCCTGCACACTAACAGCCAGATGCAGGCCCGGCACCTGAAACAATTCTGCCGGCTGGACTCAGAGGGAGAAAAACTGCTGGAGATGGTGGTCGACCGGCTCGGCATGTCCGCCCGCAGCTACAGCCGCATCCTCAAGGTGGCACGGACCATCGCCGATCTGACCGGGGAAGAGAAGATCCGCCAGCCGCATCTGGCCGAGGCGGTGCAGTACCGGGGGCTGGACCGGAAGTTGGGGTGA
- a CDS encoding ABC transporter permease has protein sequence MNIFNFDEQQIPLDEWIQTFVDWLVANYRDIFQLIKAPVEWSLNGLEWLFATLPPWVVILLFAVAAWRFAGKRVTLFTLLTFLLIGYLGLWEDTMTTLSMVICSVVFCAVAGIPLGIMAGRSDRFEMILRPFLDAMQTTPAFVYLVPVVMLFSIGTVSGILATIVFALPPIIRLTSLGIRQVHPELVEAALAFGATNWQVLRKVQFPLAMPSIMAGLNQTIMMALSMVVIAALIGAGGLGNPVVQGLNTLEIGMATVGGLAIVLLAMVLDRITQGIGKK, from the coding sequence ATGAATATTTTCAATTTCGATGAACAGCAAATTCCTCTGGATGAGTGGATCCAGACCTTCGTCGATTGGCTGGTAGCTAATTACCGCGACATCTTCCAGCTCATCAAGGCCCCGGTCGAGTGGAGCCTGAACGGGCTCGAATGGCTTTTCGCGACCCTGCCGCCCTGGGTGGTGATCCTGCTTTTCGCTGTCGCCGCCTGGCGGTTTGCCGGCAAACGGGTGACCCTCTTCACCCTGTTGACGTTCCTGCTGATTGGCTACCTGGGCCTCTGGGAAGACACCATGACGACACTGTCGATGGTCATCTGCTCGGTGGTCTTCTGTGCCGTCGCCGGCATCCCGCTGGGGATCATGGCCGGCCGCAGCGACCGTTTTGAAATGATCCTGCGTCCCTTTCTCGATGCCATGCAGACCACCCCGGCCTTTGTCTACCTGGTACCGGTGGTGATGCTGTTCAGCATCGGTACCGTCTCCGGCATCCTGGCAACCATCGTCTTCGCCCTGCCGCCAATCATCCGCCTCACCAGCCTCGGCATTCGCCAGGTTCACCCCGAACTGGTCGAAGCAGCCCTCGCCTTCGGTGCCACCAACTGGCAGGTGCTGCGCAAGGTCCAATTTCCGTTGGCTATGCCGTCAATTATGGCCGGGTTGAATCAGACCATCATGATGGCCCTGTCGATGGTGGTCATTGCGGCCCTGATCGGCGCAGGTGGACTTGGCAACCCGGTGGTTCAGGGGCTCAATACCCTGGAAATCGGCATGGCGACTGTCGGCGGGCTGGCAATTGTGCTGCTGGCAATGGTCCTGGACCGCATCACCCAGGGGATTGGCAAAAAGTAA
- a CDS encoding nucleotidyl transferase AbiEii/AbiGii toxin family protein produces the protein MSARKKNMAASVKQRLLDRSREHKEDVQLLLIRYGLERFLYRLGCSEYRQRFILKGAMLFPYWEIDEHRPTRDIDLLGFGEGATEKLAEVVREVLSREIEDDGLRFDLDSIVAEEIREDLEYGGVRIKFNAYLEKARIGLQIDVGFGDVVNPDPQEITYPSLFDLPAPRIRAYPRETVIAEKFHAMVVLGMANSRMKDFYDVWILARLFEFDGPLLARAIEQTFARRKIEVPTSSPLAFCEDFYNDPSKQAQWRAFWNRNKLTDDFISLEETVAFISGFLIPLCTAVTSEQTFNAQWFPGGGWVLS, from the coding sequence ATGAGTGCGCGCAAGAAAAATATGGCGGCCTCGGTTAAGCAGCGTCTGCTTGATCGTTCTCGGGAACATAAAGAAGATGTCCAACTCTTGTTGATCCGCTACGGGCTTGAGCGATTTTTATACCGTCTTGGCTGTTCAGAGTACCGGCAGCGCTTCATTTTGAAGGGGGCGATGCTGTTTCCATACTGGGAGATCGATGAACATCGACCGACAAGGGATATTGATCTGCTGGGGTTCGGAGAGGGTGCGACTGAGAAATTGGCAGAGGTTGTGCGTGAGGTCCTGTCGAGAGAGATTGAAGATGACGGTCTGCGGTTCGACCTGGACAGTATTGTTGCGGAAGAAATCAGAGAAGATCTGGAGTATGGCGGTGTCAGAATCAAATTCAATGCCTACCTTGAAAAGGCCCGGATCGGGTTGCAGATTGATGTCGGTTTTGGTGATGTTGTCAATCCGGATCCACAAGAAATAACGTACCCATCATTGTTCGATTTGCCTGCACCTCGAATCAGAGCCTACCCGCGAGAAACAGTAATCGCTGAAAAATTTCACGCAATGGTCGTTTTGGGCATGGCCAACAGTCGCATGAAAGATTTTTACGATGTGTGGATTCTGGCCAGGCTCTTTGAATTTGATGGCCCATTGCTTGCTCGGGCAATAGAGCAAACCTTTGCCAGACGTAAAATCGAGGTTCCGACGAGCTCTCCTTTGGCGTTTTGTGAAGATTTTTATAACGACCCCTCAAAACAGGCTCAATGGCGAGCCTTTTGGAACCGGAACAAACTGACCGATGATTTTATTTCTCTTGAGGAGACAGTGGCTTTTATCTCCGGGTTTTTAATACCACTATGCACTGCTGTGACCAGTGAGCAAACGTTTAACGCTCAATGGTTTCCGGGGGGAGGTTGGGTTCTTTCCTGA
- a CDS encoding DUF1611 domain-containing protein, producing the protein MLLVPSVVPLKAPESTIKFVAKNHEVKSVPLRATENDSRVATAIVYCEANFGEIDGKTANGLIRRSEKYKILSVIDSKKAGLDTGMVLDNKPNAIPVCRDLADSLAQAGSVPDFFIFGMAPASGMLSKYERGLVLEAMSHGMNIVNGLHEFLNDDPVFAAACIAGKVEIIDIRKPRDKKDLNLFSGRIAEVTCPVIAVLGTDCAIGKRTTAGIITSALNEAGIKTVMIGTGQTGLIQGARYGVALDAVPSQFCAGELEATVVKAFENESPDVIVVEGQGALSHPAFSSTSFILRGCCPDGVVLQHAPRRSERCDFEKMPMPTPASEINLIETFSDTKIIGLTINHEQMSDPEVSAAITRYEQELNIPVTDALTRPSERLVEMVLAAFPLLKDKQAADA; encoded by the coding sequence ATGTTACTCGTCCCGTCCGTCGTACCTTTAAAAGCGCCTGAATCCACCATTAAATTTGTTGCCAAAAACCACGAAGTGAAGTCCGTACCACTTCGCGCCACAGAAAACGATTCACGTGTTGCCACCGCAATCGTCTATTGTGAAGCCAATTTTGGTGAGATCGACGGCAAAACCGCCAATGGCCTGATCAGACGCTCTGAAAAGTATAAAATTCTTTCGGTTATCGACAGTAAAAAAGCCGGCCTTGATACGGGCATGGTCCTCGACAACAAGCCGAACGCGATTCCCGTCTGTCGCGATCTCGCTGACTCACTGGCACAGGCCGGCTCCGTCCCTGATTTCTTCATTTTCGGCATGGCTCCAGCGAGCGGCATGCTTTCGAAGTACGAGCGTGGTCTGGTGCTTGAGGCGATGAGCCACGGGATGAACATCGTCAACGGTCTGCATGAATTTCTCAACGATGACCCGGTCTTTGCTGCCGCATGTATCGCCGGCAAAGTGGAAATTATCGATATCCGCAAACCCCGCGACAAGAAAGATTTAAACCTGTTCAGCGGACGGATCGCCGAAGTCACCTGCCCGGTTATCGCTGTGCTCGGGACTGACTGCGCTATCGGTAAACGCACCACCGCCGGCATCATCACCAGCGCTCTTAATGAAGCGGGCATCAAAACGGTGATGATCGGTACCGGACAGACCGGGTTGATTCAGGGGGCACGCTACGGAGTTGCGCTCGATGCGGTTCCGTCACAATTCTGCGCCGGCGAGCTGGAAGCGACTGTCGTCAAGGCGTTCGAAAACGAGAGTCCCGATGTCATCGTTGTCGAAGGACAAGGCGCACTGAGTCATCCCGCCTTCTCCTCCACGTCTTTTATCCTCCGTGGCTGTTGCCCTGACGGCGTTGTGTTACAGCATGCGCCACGGCGTAGCGAACGCTGCGATTTTGAGAAAATGCCGATGCCGACGCCGGCCAGTGAAATCAATCTTATCGAGACCTTTTCCGATACCAAAATCATCGGCCTGACAATTAATCACGAGCAGATGAGTGACCCCGAGGTGAGTGCGGCAATCACCCGGTATGAACAGGAACTCAATATTCCGGTCACAGATGCTCTGACCCGTCCGTCTGAACGGTTGGTGGAAATGGTGCTTGCAGCCTTTCCTCTTCTCAAGGATAAACAGGCCGCTGACGCATGA
- a CDS encoding alanine/ornithine racemase family PLP-dependent enzyme, protein MMAAPRLEIDLDKIGHNARTLVERLGTRGISVTGVTKATLGSAEVAATLLQAGVNGLGDSRIENIEAMRIGQPSAPMTLIRSPMLSQVQRVVRCADVSCNTEIEVIRRLSTEAQQADCTHGVVLMVELGDLREGIMPDDLLDCVRETLNLPNIDFKGIGTNLACRSGVAPDARNMAMLTELAEQIETTFDLRMETISGGNSANLQWALSGAEIGRINDLRLGEAILLGCETLHRQPLDGLYTDAITLIAEVIEAKVKPTLPTGQIAQNAFGEIPTVADRGQVTQAILAIGRQDTDPCGLQAPAGIDIMGASSDHLIVESNGDNLSVGTEVAFQLNYSALVRSMTSPFVTRNMKPA, encoded by the coding sequence ATGATGGCCGCACCGAGGCTGGAGATCGACCTCGACAAAATCGGCCATAACGCCCGCACCCTGGTAGAGCGCCTGGGCACGCGCGGCATCTCGGTGACCGGCGTGACCAAGGCAACCCTCGGTTCCGCTGAGGTTGCCGCCACGCTGCTGCAGGCCGGGGTCAATGGCCTGGGTGACTCGCGCATCGAAAATATCGAAGCGATGCGTATCGGGCAGCCGTCAGCACCAATGACGCTGATCCGGTCACCGATGCTGAGTCAGGTGCAACGGGTCGTCAGGTGTGCCGACGTAAGCTGCAATACCGAAATCGAGGTTATCAGAAGACTCTCGACAGAAGCACAACAGGCAGACTGTACCCACGGGGTCGTGCTTATGGTCGAACTGGGAGATCTCCGTGAAGGGATCATGCCTGATGACCTGCTGGACTGCGTCCGCGAGACACTCAACCTGCCGAATATCGATTTCAAAGGGATCGGTACCAATCTCGCCTGTCGCAGCGGGGTCGCACCTGACGCCCGGAATATGGCGATGCTGACCGAACTTGCGGAGCAGATCGAGACAACATTCGATTTGCGGATGGAGACCATCTCGGGCGGCAATTCCGCCAACCTGCAATGGGCGCTCAGTGGTGCGGAGATTGGCCGGATCAACGATCTGCGCCTGGGCGAAGCGATCCTGCTCGGCTGCGAAACCCTCCATCGGCAACCGCTCGACGGATTGTACACCGATGCCATCACGCTGATTGCTGAAGTGATCGAAGCGAAGGTCAAGCCAACTCTGCCAACAGGCCAAATCGCCCAAAATGCGTTCGGAGAAATCCCGACCGTTGCTGACCGGGGCCAGGTCACCCAGGCCATCCTGGCGATAGGAAGGCAAGATACGGACCCGTGCGGCCTGCAGGCACCTGCCGGCATCGACATCATGGGGGCCAGCAGTGACCACCTCATTGTGGAATCAAACGGCGACAACCTCTCTGTCGGCACAGAAGTGGCCTTCCAACTGAACTACAGCGCGCTGGTCCGCTCGATGACATCCCCCTTTGTCACCAGGAATATGAAACCGGCATGA
- a CDS encoding helix-turn-helix domain-containing protein: protein MCPFSNRSNAVHRVFSIATELKSPLPPELETEPKTLGEKLRRRRIELGLQQKEVAARLSVTTSTAWNWEHGWAIRKKFVPRIVQFLRKEPNLPPETIER, encoded by the coding sequence GTGTGCCCCTTTTCCAACAGATCCAACGCAGTTCACCGGGTTTTTTCCATCGCCACCGAACTGAAAAGTCCCCTGCCTCCCGAATTGGAAACCGAGCCGAAAACCCTGGGCGAGAAGCTGCGCCGGCGACGGATCGAGTTGGGCCTGCAGCAGAAGGAAGTCGCCGCCAGGCTCAGCGTCACCACCTCGACCGCCTGGAACTGGGAGCATGGCTGGGCGATCAGGAAGAAATTTGTCCCCCGGATTGTTCAGTTCCTCAGGAAAGAACCCAACCTCCCCCCGGAAACCATTGAGCGTTAA
- a CDS encoding M81 family metallopeptidase yields MSFNVLTAEISHETNSFSLHKTGKQAFMARYALLGAAAIKERGDENTELAGFLDAGRAHGWRITHALSAAAGPSGKVRRKAFDWLCEPILANLEKYSFDGLLLGLHGAMGLDFREDGEGELLRRVRSLVGNEMPIAITLDPHANVSRRMCDLADIIVSFKTYPHIDMRDIGRQAGDILQRTMAGEITPRTIRVSRPMLEEVNGGRTDIGPMIERIAAARTYEERADVFAVSINAGFASADVREVGPTVLVTGQGDFAAHTAFAETIADDIWERRFEVFNDYLSVDETAAIAVTYEPDKGPLVIADYADNPGAGGYGDSTELLRALLDAGVSNACFAPMVDGTAVQTLQTAVVGQPVEITLGGRIDPDFGGGPLAVEAELVSLSDGHFIGDGPMIHGLHGSFGPSAVIRVGDIEILVVTIPRQILDLQQFKAFGIDPRGKDVVALKSMQHFRAAFEPIAGKIIVCDSGALCTTRYDRLPYRNVPRPIFPLDPLTP; encoded by the coding sequence ATGAGCTTCAATGTACTGACTGCTGAAATTTCCCATGAAACCAATTCTTTCAGTTTGCACAAAACCGGTAAACAAGCCTTCATGGCTCGTTATGCCCTGCTGGGCGCAGCGGCTATCAAGGAGCGTGGTGACGAGAATACGGAACTTGCCGGGTTCCTTGATGCCGGTCGTGCGCATGGCTGGCGAATCACCCATGCTCTCAGTGCCGCCGCCGGCCCGAGCGGTAAAGTCAGGCGCAAGGCGTTTGACTGGCTCTGTGAGCCGATCCTTGCCAACCTGGAAAAGTATTCCTTCGACGGACTGCTGCTCGGCTTGCACGGTGCGATGGGGCTCGATTTTCGTGAAGATGGTGAAGGCGAATTGCTGCGGCGCGTCCGCAGCCTGGTCGGCAACGAAATGCCGATAGCCATCACTCTTGATCCCCATGCAAATGTCAGCAGGCGGATGTGTGACTTGGCGGATATTATAGTTTCGTTCAAAACCTACCCGCATATTGATATGCGTGACATCGGTCGCCAGGCTGGAGATATTCTCCAAAGAACCATGGCCGGTGAAATCACGCCGCGCACTATCCGTGTCAGCCGACCCATGCTTGAAGAAGTCAATGGTGGCCGCACCGACATCGGCCCCATGATCGAGCGCATTGCCGCAGCGCGAACTTACGAGGAGCGGGCTGATGTCTTCGCTGTGAGCATCAATGCCGGGTTTGCCAGTGCCGATGTCAGGGAGGTTGGCCCAACAGTACTGGTGACCGGACAGGGGGATTTTGCGGCGCACACTGCTTTTGCCGAAACGATCGCTGATGATATTTGGGAGCGCCGCTTTGAAGTGTTCAACGATTATCTCAGCGTTGACGAAACAGCAGCGATTGCCGTAACTTACGAGCCAGACAAGGGGCCGCTGGTGATTGCCGATTATGCAGACAATCCTGGCGCCGGCGGCTATGGTGATTCAACCGAGCTGTTGCGCGCACTGCTCGATGCGGGTGTGAGCAATGCCTGCTTTGCCCCCATGGTGGATGGCACGGCCGTACAGACGCTGCAAACTGCGGTTGTTGGTCAACCTGTCGAAATAACCCTCGGTGGCAGGATCGATCCAGACTTTGGTGGTGGCCCGCTTGCGGTGGAGGCCGAACTTGTCTCTCTCAGTGACGGGCATTTCATTGGCGATGGTCCAATGATCCACGGACTCCACGGAAGCTTCGGTCCCAGTGCCGTCATCCGTGTCGGTGACATTGAGATATTGGTCGTCACTATCCCTCGACAAATCCTCGATTTGCAGCAATTTAAAGCCTTTGGTATTGACCCGCGGGGCAAAGATGTCGTGGCACTCAAGTCGATGCAGCACTTTCGTGCTGCCTTCGAACCGATTGCGGGAAAAATAATCGTCTGTGACAGCGGCGCACTTTGCACCACACGTTACGACCGGCTGCCATATCGCAACGTGCCAAGGCCGATCTTCCCTTTAGATCCCCTGACTCCGTGA
- the proX gene encoding glycine betaine/L-proline ABC transporter substrate-binding protein ProX, which produces MKRLLFAFLILALAIPAYARADKPGKGVKVQPARATWNTGYFQAALVEEGLKELGFKLKKTKELQNPLFYQAVALGDVDYWPNGWFPNHTSQMPKGWQDKVEIVGYVVKAGGLQGYLVSKKEVEKFNIKSLDDFKRPEVKKAFDDNGDGKADLTACPPGWGCEKVISHHLDVYGLKDDINPIKAGYSASMADTLARYNAGKPVFFYTWAPNWTIGKLKPGKDVMWINVPKIMPKESQMPGKDRMTVSGIKGAVTDPLKAGFVVSDIRIVANKKFLAKNPAAKKFFEVFTLPLSDINAQNTRMQDGENSRKDIKRHVKEWIQKNQQKWNSWLEMARNAAK; this is translated from the coding sequence ATGAAACGGCTGCTGTTTGCATTCCTGATTCTAGCCCTGGCCATACCAGCCTACGCAAGGGCAGACAAGCCGGGCAAAGGTGTTAAGGTTCAACCCGCACGCGCCACCTGGAATACCGGTTATTTTCAGGCCGCTTTGGTCGAGGAAGGGCTTAAGGAACTGGGTTTCAAGCTCAAAAAAACGAAGGAACTGCAAAATCCGCTCTTCTATCAGGCGGTCGCACTTGGTGACGTCGACTACTGGCCGAACGGCTGGTTCCCGAACCACACCAGCCAGATGCCGAAAGGGTGGCAGGACAAGGTTGAAATTGTCGGTTATGTTGTAAAGGCCGGTGGTCTGCAGGGATACCTGGTCTCCAAGAAAGAAGTTGAAAAATTCAACATCAAGTCACTGGATGACTTCAAACGCCCCGAAGTCAAAAAGGCCTTTGATGACAACGGTGACGGCAAAGCGGACCTGACAGCCTGTCCTCCCGGCTGGGGCTGCGAAAAGGTCATCAGCCACCACCTGGACGTTTACGGCCTGAAAGACGACATCAATCCGATCAAAGCCGGCTACTCCGCCAGCATGGCTGACACACTGGCCCGCTACAACGCCGGCAAACCAGTCTTCTTTTACACCTGGGCACCGAACTGGACGATCGGCAAACTGAAACCGGGCAAAGACGTGATGTGGATCAACGTACCGAAGATCATGCCCAAAGAATCCCAGATGCCGGGTAAGGACCGAATGACTGTCAGCGGCATCAAGGGGGCCGTTACCGATCCCCTCAAGGCAGGCTTCGTTGTCAGCGACATTCGGATTGTTGCCAACAAGAAGTTTCTCGCCAAAAATCCGGCAGCGAAAAAATTCTTTGAGGTTTTCACTCTGCCGCTTTCCGATATCAACGCACAGAACACCCGCATGCAGGATGGTGAAAACTCACGGAAAGATATCAAGCGTCACGTCAAGGAGTGGATCCAAAAAAACCAGCAAAAATGGAACAGCTGGCTTGAAATGGCACGCAACGCCGCCAAATAG
- a CDS encoding type IV toxin-antitoxin system AbiEi family antitoxin domain-containing protein: protein MTSKSIQQQKVLQLFEDRGLLRPRDLDAIGVPREILRRLCRQGLLERVGHGLYRQPNRPFSENQTLAEVCKKFPKGVVCLLSALRYHNLTTQNPFEVWLAIDVKAHRPITDLPVRFVRLSGAAMTEGIQIVDVDGTPVKIFSPAKTVTDCFKFRNKIGLDVALEALKDCLADGQCTPDELWHFGKVNRVNRVMQPYLEAMLT from the coding sequence GTGACTTCTAAGAGTATCCAACAGCAAAAGGTTCTGCAGTTGTTCGAAGATCGGGGCCTGTTGAGACCTCGAGACCTGGACGCCATCGGTGTGCCGCGCGAAATCCTGCGCCGCCTTTGTCGTCAGGGACTTCTTGAACGGGTGGGGCATGGTCTCTATCGGCAACCGAACCGACCTTTCAGTGAAAATCAAACCCTCGCGGAGGTGTGCAAAAAGTTCCCCAAGGGTGTGGTCTGCCTCCTTTCCGCTCTGCGTTACCACAACCTGACAACCCAAAACCCGTTTGAAGTCTGGCTGGCGATTGATGTTAAGGCCCATAGGCCCATAACTGATCTGCCGGTGCGGTTTGTCCGTCTTTCTGGGGCAGCAATGACCGAAGGAATTCAGATTGTTGACGTGGATGGAACGCCGGTGAAGATTTTCAGCCCTGCCAAAACGGTGACGGACTGCTTTAAATTCCGCAACAAAATTGGTCTGGATGTCGCACTTGAAGCGCTTAAAGATTGCCTTGCTGACGGACAATGTACGCCAGATGAGCTCTGGCATTTTGGTAAAGTCAATCGGGTCAACAGGGTGATGCAACCCTATCTGGAAGCTATGCTGACATGA